In Hallerella succinigenes, the following are encoded in one genomic region:
- a CDS encoding GTP-binding protein, with protein MQPIRNIAILAHVDAGKTTLSERILFTAGEVRRPGDVEDGLATMDYLPEERERGITIEAGVAHFEWRNIWFNFIDTPGHVDFGAEVDMALSSVEGAILIVSAADGVETQTLSAWKKLRKKGIRTLVYINKLDNPDFSLDETLIAIEEHLGARPVLLSIPEYAQINGATKIASELDVISGTRLIQSEGKEEAKKLSAKDPAAAKLQGAYAEAVEAASEFDDEILSLAMDGEKVPPKTLIRGLAELCASDKYVLCYAGSAKENFGVRSLMTGLSFFLPPPPKFPANCLGEVVRLRHFSDMDEIALFRSMANLSSEKFPSDFEFFRLKASTLEPVQQIVAGDIYALRSPKPLSLGSRLSVKGNVLQNSGTSSEVYDPLLQTHVECIRAEDYTSVEKSLQLLTRMDPSVRITPHPEAGYWVLHTVGEVQLEVVMERLKREFGCDVRAGSPEVMWLERLRKKLGPVENSFQAGPFKVELSLSAKPLSESEKDIRLSGEFLEEAPPEILAGIRSALLESAEVGFLGKGPLVGVEFQIGFFDCEGSVSVPMIKKACSDAVIKLIHASDIVLYEPYMELSLECPAEYAGMLSGDIQSREGKIIEIGGDGIMHSFKAELPLRNLFGYATSVRSGCKGRAQYSIRLLGYRVHNI; from the coding sequence CAGGGGAAGTCCGTCGTCCCGGTGACGTAGAAGATGGCCTTGCGACCATGGACTATCTTCCGGAAGAACGGGAACGCGGTATTACAATCGAAGCGGGCGTCGCTCATTTTGAATGGCGAAACATCTGGTTCAATTTCATCGATACGCCGGGGCATGTGGACTTTGGCGCAGAAGTCGATATGGCGCTTTCTTCCGTAGAAGGGGCCATCTTGATCGTCTCTGCCGCGGACGGCGTTGAAACGCAAACGCTTTCTGCGTGGAAGAAGCTTCGCAAAAAAGGAATCCGCACGCTTGTCTACATCAACAAGCTCGACAACCCGGACTTTTCTCTCGATGAAACCTTGATCGCTATTGAGGAACATCTGGGTGCACGCCCCGTGTTGCTTTCCATTCCGGAATACGCACAAATTAATGGTGCGACGAAGATTGCATCGGAACTTGACGTCATCAGCGGTACAAGGCTTATCCAATCCGAAGGCAAGGAAGAGGCGAAAAAGCTTTCCGCCAAGGATCCTGCCGCGGCAAAGCTTCAAGGCGCTTACGCCGAAGCGGTCGAAGCCGCCTCGGAATTCGACGATGAAATTCTTTCCCTCGCCATGGACGGTGAGAAGGTCCCCCCGAAAACGCTTATCCGCGGACTTGCAGAACTTTGTGCATCCGACAAGTATGTGCTTTGCTATGCAGGCTCTGCCAAAGAAAACTTCGGCGTGCGAAGCCTCATGACAGGACTTTCGTTTTTCCTTCCGCCGCCGCCCAAGTTCCCGGCGAATTGCCTGGGCGAAGTGGTGCGCTTAAGACATTTTTCCGACATGGATGAAATCGCGCTCTTCCGCAGCATGGCAAATCTTTCGAGTGAAAAATTTCCGAGCGATTTTGAATTTTTCCGCCTAAAGGCATCTACGCTTGAACCTGTGCAGCAGATTGTCGCAGGCGACATCTACGCTCTGCGTTCTCCGAAGCCTCTTTCGCTCGGTTCCCGCCTTTCCGTTAAAGGAAATGTGCTCCAGAATTCGGGAACTTCTTCTGAAGTCTATGATCCGCTGCTACAGACCCACGTGGAATGTATCCGCGCAGAAGATTACACTTCTGTCGAAAAAAGCCTTCAGCTCTTGACGCGGATGGATCCGTCCGTTCGCATTACTCCTCACCCGGAAGCGGGCTACTGGGTTTTACATACGGTGGGGGAGGTGCAGCTCGAAGTTGTCATGGAACGACTCAAACGTGAATTTGGTTGTGATGTTCGGGCGGGAAGTCCCGAAGTCATGTGGCTGGAACGCTTGCGAAAAAAGCTCGGTCCCGTCGAAAATTCTTTCCAGGCGGGCCCGTTTAAGGTAGAGCTCTCTCTATCTGCAAAGCCTCTTTCGGAATCCGAAAAGGATATTCGTCTTTCCGGGGAATTCTTGGAAGAAGCGCCCCCTGAGATTCTTGCCGGTATCCGTTCTGCGCTTCTCGAAAGTGCTGAAGTCGGATTTTTGGGCAAAGGCCCCCTCGTCGGCGTGGAGTTTCAGATTGGATTCTTCGACTGCGAAGGCTCGGTCTCCGTTCCGATGATCAAAAAGGCTTGCTCTGACGCGGTCATCAAATTGATACATGCCTCCGACATCGTCCTGTACGAGCCGTATATGGAACTTTCCCTCGAATGTCCGGCGGAATATGCAGGAATGCTCAGCGGGGATATCCAATCCCGCGAAGGCAAAATTATCGAAATCGGCGGTGACGGAATTATGCATTCGTTCAAGGCAGAGCTTCCGCTCCGAAATCTTTTCGGGTATGCAACGTCGGTCCGTTCCGGTTGTAAGGGACGTGCACAATATTCAATCCGCCTTTTAGGGTATAGAGTCCACAATATCTAG
- the tuf gene encoding elongation factor Tu, with amino-acid sequence MAKEHFERTKPHCNIGTIGHVDHGKTTLTAAICTTLAAKGLAAAKKFDEIDNAPEEKARGITINTSHVEYQTANRHYAHVDCPGHADYVKNMVTGAAQMDGAILVVAATDGPMPQTREHILLAHQVGVPKIVVFLNKCDMVDDPELLELVEEEVRDLLKQYGYDGDNTPIVRGSALKALEGDAEYQEKIMELMAAVDEYIPQPARETEKPFLMPIEDVFTITGRGTVATGRIERGIVRLNDKVERIGLGETTEYVVTGVEMFRKLLDDAQAGDNVGLLLRGAEKKDIIRGMVLAAPKSVTPHAHFKGQIYVLKKEEGGRHTPFMNGYRPQFYFRTTDVTGTIKLPEGIEMVTPGDTVTIDVELIAPVAMEQQLRFAIREGGRTVGAGSVTEIIK; translated from the coding sequence ATGGCAAAAGAACATTTTGAAAGAACCAAGCCGCATTGCAACATTGGCACAATCGGCCACGTTGACCACGGTAAGACGACCCTGACGGCCGCAATTTGCACGACTCTCGCTGCAAAGGGCCTCGCTGCTGCAAAGAAGTTCGATGAAATCGACAATGCACCGGAAGAAAAGGCTCGTGGTATCACGATCAATACCTCCCACGTGGAATACCAGACTGCAAACCGTCACTACGCACACGTCGACTGCCCGGGGCACGCCGACTACGTCAAGAACATGGTGACCGGTGCCGCCCAGATGGACGGCGCAATCCTCGTCGTCGCGGCGACTGACGGCCCGATGCCGCAGACCCGCGAACACATCCTTCTCGCCCACCAGGTCGGCGTTCCTAAGATCGTCGTGTTCCTGAACAAGTGCGACATGGTCGACGATCCGGAACTCCTCGAACTCGTCGAAGAAGAAGTCCGCGACCTCCTCAAGCAGTACGGCTACGACGGCGACAACACCCCGATCGTCCGCGGCTCCGCACTCAAGGCCCTCGAAGGCGACGCGGAATACCAGGAAAAGATCATGGAACTCATGGCTGCTGTCGACGAATACATCCCGCAGCCGGCACGCGAAACCGAAAAGCCGTTCCTCATGCCGATCGAAGACGTGTTCACGATCACCGGTCGCGGCACCGTCGCGACGGGCCGTATCGAACGCGGTATCGTCCGTCTCAACGACAAGGTCGAACGTATCGGTCTCGGCGAAACCACCGAATACGTCGTCACGGGCGTGGAAATGTTCCGCAAGCTCCTCGACGACGCCCAGGCAGGCGACAACGTCGGCCTCCTCCTCCGCGGCGCAGAAAAGAAGGACATCATCCGCGGCATGGTTCTCGCCGCTCCGAAGTCCGTCACCCCGCACGCCCACTTCAAGGGCCAGATCTACGTTCTCAAGAAGGAAGAAGGTGGCCGTCATACTCCGTTCATGAACGGCTATCGTCCGCAGTTCTACTTCCGCACGACCGACGTTACCGGTACGATCAAGCTTCCGGAAGGCATCGAAATGGTGACTCCGGGCGACACCGTCACGATCGACGTCGAACTCATCGCACCTGTTGCTATGGAACAGCAGCTCCGCTTCGCAATCCGCGAAGGTGGCCGTACGGTCGGTGCTGGTTCCGTCACTGAAATCATCAAGTAA
- the rpsJ gene encoding 30S ribosomal protein S10, with protein MAGERIRICLKSFDHRMIDRSAQDIVNTAKNTGARIAGPIPLPTKIQKYTVLRSPHVNKASREQFESRTHKRLIDILDATPQTVDSLMKLELPAGVEVEIKV; from the coding sequence ATGGCTGGTGAACGCATTCGTATTTGCTTGAAGTCGTTCGATCATCGCATGATTGATCGTTCCGCTCAAGATATCGTAAATACGGCAAAGAACACGGGAGCCCGCATCGCGGGTCCGATCCCTCTCCCGACCAAGATTCAGAAGTACACGGTTCTTCGCTCTCCGCATGTCAATAAGGCGTCCCGTGAACAGTTTGAATCTCGTACCCACAAACGCTTGATTGACATTCTGGACGCTACTCCGCAGACCGTTGATTCCCTGATGAAGTTGGAATTGCCGGCAGGTGTCGAAGTCGAAATTAAGGTGTAA
- the rplC gene encoding 50S ribosomal protein L3 has product MNGILAKKLGMTQVFTDNGECVPVTVLEAGPCVVVCHKTEEKDGYTAIQVGFGLVKESRADKATIGHFKKANLDVRGYLAEFDVENLEEWPIGKEFGAADFAEVKTVDVSGISKGHGFSGTVKRHGFHTGPRGHGTHNIREPGGLSAHSYPGRVFPGKRMAGQYGNKKVTVKHLQVVKVDGERNLIFVRGAVPGPKNGVIVVRKG; this is encoded by the coding sequence ATGAACGGTATTCTTGCAAAGAAGCTGGGAATGACCCAAGTATTCACGGATAACGGAGAATGCGTTCCGGTAACGGTTCTCGAAGCTGGTCCGTGCGTGGTCGTTTGCCACAAGACTGAAGAAAAAGACGGCTATACCGCAATTCAGGTCGGTTTTGGTCTCGTCAAGGAATCTCGCGCAGATAAGGCAACCATTGGTCACTTCAAGAAGGCTAACCTCGATGTTCGCGGTTATCTCGCTGAATTTGACGTGGAAAACCTCGAAGAATGGCCGATCGGCAAGGAATTCGGCGCTGCTGATTTCGCAGAAGTGAAGACTGTTGACGTTTCGGGTATCTCGAAGGGGCATGGTTTCTCTGGTACTGTGAAGCGTCACGGTTTCCACACGGGTCCTCGTGGTCACGGTACTCACAACATCCGTGAACCGGGTGGTCTTTCTGCTCACTCTTATCCGGGTCGTGTTTTCCCGGGTAAGCGTATGGCTGGTCAATATGGTAACAAGAAGGTCACAGTCAAGCACCTCCAGGTGGTCAAGGTTGACGGTGAACGCAATTTGATCTTTGTTCGCGGTGCTGTTCCGGGCCCGAAGAATGGAGTCATCGTGGTGAGGAAAGGCTAA
- the rplD gene encoding 50S ribosomal protein L4, giving the protein MAKAKLYAASGEFKNEIDLPAVFDTEVNKVCIYLHIKAILNNRRQGTAQTKTRSQVSGGTTKPWKQKGTGRARAGQNTSAIWVRGNKAHGPKSHDYFEKVNKKVKRLAFHSALSDKAQEGKILVFESLSFETPKTKDFLSVVKKAGLEQRNALFLVGSNDKNLRLSSANVPWVRTARVQDVNTYDLVRANNIAISQEALGELTGGSR; this is encoded by the coding sequence ATGGCAAAGGCAAAGCTCTACGCCGCTAGCGGCGAATTTAAGAACGAAATCGATCTCCCGGCCGTTTTCGATACTGAGGTTAACAAGGTCTGCATTTACTTGCACATCAAGGCAATCCTCAACAACCGTCGTCAGGGTACTGCTCAGACCAAGACTCGCTCTCAGGTCAGCGGTGGTACGACAAAGCCGTGGAAGCAGAAGGGTACCGGTCGCGCTCGCGCTGGTCAGAACACTTCCGCAATCTGGGTCCGTGGTAACAAGGCTCATGGTCCGAAGTCCCACGACTACTTCGAAAAGGTGAACAAGAAGGTGAAGCGTCTCGCTTTCCATTCTGCCCTTTCCGACAAGGCTCAGGAAGGCAAGATCCTCGTGTTCGAAAGCCTCTCTTTCGAAACTCCGAAGACCAAGGACTTCCTCTCTGTGGTTAAGAAGGCTGGCCTCGAACAGCGCAATGCGCTTTTCCTCGTCGGTTCGAACGATAAGAATCTCCGTCTCTCCTCCGCCAACGTTCCTTGGGTTCGTACGGCTCGCGTGCAGGACGTGAACACTTACGATCTCGTTCGTGCAAACAATATCGCGATCTCCCAGGAAGCTCTGGGTGAACTCACTGGAGGTTCCAGATGA
- the rplW gene encoding 50S ribosomal protein L23, whose amino-acid sequence MKELHEILKEPHITESSSKNMVNPRTGVHQYVFKVGLDATKQEIKNAIESRFGVKVDSVNTLINRGKMKRVRMAVGKKSNWKKAYITLKAGNKIAEFEGV is encoded by the coding sequence ATGAAAGAACTCCACGAAATTCTGAAAGAACCGCACATCACTGAAAGTTCTTCCAAGAATATGGTTAACCCGCGCACGGGTGTCCACCAGTATGTTTTCAAGGTCGGTCTTGATGCTACCAAGCAGGAAATCAAGAATGCAATCGAATCCCGCTTTGGCGTGAAGGTTGATTCCGTGAATACCTTGATCAACCGTGGCAAGATGAAACGTGTTCGTATGGCTGTAGGCAAGAAGTCCAACTGGAAGAAGGCTTACATCACATTGAAGGCTGGCAACAAGATTGCCGAGTTTGAAGGAGTGTAA
- the rplB gene encoding 50S ribosomal protein L2 — protein MGLKSYRPLTPTLRYKQLNDKKEITADKPYKPLTVGKKRSSGRSNVGEITSRRRGGGHKKAYRIIDFKRNRVGIPCTVETIEYDPNRSARIALVKYADGKRQYIIAPANIKVGDVLNSGVGAEYRIGNALPLKDIPLNATIHNVEMIPGKGAQIARSAGAGAELIAKDGKLCQVRLPSGEIRYIPEDALATIGQVSNIDHMNESSGSAGRSRWLGIRPSVRGVVMNPVDHPLGGGEGRTSGGRHPVSPWGKPAKGKKTRNNKRTDHYIVRRRQKKRA, from the coding sequence ATGGGTCTGAAAAGCTATAGACCTCTTACCCCGACTCTGCGTTACAAGCAGCTGAACGATAAGAAGGAAATCACTGCTGACAAGCCGTACAAGCCTCTTACCGTTGGCAAGAAGCGCAGCTCTGGCCGTAGCAACGTTGGTGAAATCACTTCCCGTCGTCGCGGTGGTGGCCACAAGAAGGCTTACCGTATTATTGACTTCAAGCGTAATCGTGTTGGTATTCCGTGCACGGTTGAAACGATTGAATACGATCCGAACCGTTCTGCGCGCATCGCTCTCGTGAAGTATGCAGATGGCAAGCGTCAGTACATCATCGCTCCGGCTAACATCAAGGTCGGCGATGTGCTCAACTCCGGTGTCGGTGCTGAATACCGCATTGGTAATGCTCTTCCGCTGAAGGACATTCCGCTCAACGCTACGATTCACAACGTCGAAATGATTCCGGGCAAGGGTGCTCAGATTGCTCGATCCGCCGGTGCTGGTGCGGAACTCATTGCGAAGGATGGCAAGCTCTGCCAGGTCCGTCTCCCGAGTGGTGAAATCCGCTACATTCCGGAAGATGCTCTCGCAACGATCGGCCAGGTTTCCAACATCGACCACATGAATGAATCTTCGGGTTCTGCAGGTCGATCCCGTTGGCTCGGTATTCGTCCGTCCGTTCGCGGTGTCGTGATGAACCCGGTCGACCACCCGCTCGGTGGTGGTGAAGGTCGAACCTCTGGTGGTCGTCACCCGGTTTCTCCGTGGGGCAAGCCGGCCAAGGGTAAGAAAACTCGTAACAACAAGCGTACAGACCACTACATCGTGCGTCGTCGCCAGAAGAAGAGGGCATAA
- the rpsS gene encoding 30S ribosomal protein S19, producing MSRSLKKGAFVDSHVLVKTKAMNSSDKKQPIKTWSRRSTIIPDMVGLTFAVYNGKQFIPVYVTENMVGHKLGEFSPTRTFRGHRKVETAGGSK from the coding sequence ATGTCGAGATCCCTTAAGAAAGGTGCTTTCGTGGATTCCCACGTTTTGGTCAAGACCAAGGCGATGAACAGCTCCGACAAGAAGCAGCCCATCAAGACCTGGTCCCGTCGTTCTACCATCATTCCTGATATGGTCGGTTTGACTTTTGCTGTGTACAACGGCAAGCAGTTCATCCCGGTTTATGTGACGGAAAACATGGTTGGTCACAAGCTCGGTGAATTCTCTCCGACCCGTACCTTCCGCGGTCACCGTAAGGTTGAAACTGCAGGAGGATCCAAGTAA
- the rplV gene encoding 50S ribosomal protein L22, protein MKATAKVKNIRYGVLKLRLVTDLVRGKSVDQAFAILSVLRNKKKGAPIVENALKSAVANFKQKAPGAVTTEELKIDSIYADGATIMKRMRPRSHGSADRIAKPLSHLTVVVADNADKE, encoded by the coding sequence ATGAAAGCTACAGCAAAAGTAAAGAATATCCGCTACGGTGTGCTCAAGCTCCGTTTGGTTACGGATTTGGTTCGTGGCAAGTCTGTTGATCAGGCTTTCGCAATTCTCTCCGTTCTTCGCAACAAGAAGAAGGGTGCTCCGATCGTCGAAAACGCTCTCAAGTCCGCTGTTGCGAACTTCAAGCAGAAGGCTCCGGGTGCAGTCACTACGGAAGAACTCAAGATCGATTCCATCTATGCTGATGGTGCTACGATTATGAAGCGTATGCGTCCGCGTTCCCATGGTAGCGCAGACCGTATCGCCAAGCCTTTGTCCCACTTGACCGTCGTTGTTGCTGACAACGCTGATAAGGAGTAA
- the rpsC gene encoding 30S ribosomal protein S3, whose translation MGQKSHPYGLRLGVIDDWQSKWYAENDKFADFLYEDIVLRRYLMKRFEHASLAKVGIERTVKKVNVNLFTARPGVVIGKKGEELDRLKSELQYLTGKEIYISVHEIKRPEADAKLVAENIARQLEKRVSFRRAMKRAMQSAMRMGVEGVKIQCGGRLGGAEIARVEKYAEGRVPLHTLRADIDYATATAKTVYGSVGIKVWIMHGEKIGKDVFTAEPKREK comes from the coding sequence ATGGGTCAGAAATCTCATCCGTATGGTCTTCGTCTCGGCGTTATCGATGACTGGCAGTCCAAGTGGTATGCCGAAAACGATAAGTTCGCAGACTTCCTTTATGAAGATATCGTCCTCCGTCGCTACTTGATGAAGCGCTTCGAACATGCCTCCCTTGCTAAGGTAGGTATCGAACGCACCGTCAAAAAGGTGAACGTGAACCTCTTCACCGCCCGTCCGGGTGTCGTGATTGGTAAAAAGGGCGAAGAATTGGATCGTTTGAAGAGCGAACTCCAATATCTTACCGGCAAAGAAATCTATATTAGCGTCCACGAAATCAAGCGTCCGGAAGCTGATGCGAAGCTCGTTGCCGAAAACATTGCTCGTCAACTTGAAAAGCGTGTTTCCTTCCGTCGCGCGATGAAGCGTGCGATGCAGAGTGCAATGCGCATGGGCGTCGAAGGCGTGAAGATTCAGTGCGGTGGCCGTCTCGGTGGTGCTGAAATCGCTCGTGTTGAAAAGTATGCTGAAGGTCGCGTACCTCTGCACACCCTTCGTGCTGATATCGATTATGCAACTGCTACCGCTAAGACCGTTTACGGTTCTGTCGGTATCAAGGTCTGGATCATGCACGGCGAAAAAATTGGTAAGGACGTTTTCACGGCCGAACCGAAGAGAGAGAAGTAA
- the rplP gene encoding 50S ribosomal protein L16, translated as MLSPKRTKFRKEQKRRMKGRATSGDTLAFGVYGMQALEKCWITARQIEAARITMPRTIKRGGHVWIRIFPSKPVTRHPAEARMGKGKGAVEFWAAVVLPGRIMFEMDGVDRDLAFKALRDAAQKLPIKVKIVEASEI; from the coding sequence ATGCTGAGTCCTAAAAGAACTAAGTTCCGCAAAGAACAGAAACGTCGTATGAAGGGACGTGCCACTAGCGGTGACACTCTCGCTTTCGGCGTGTACGGTATGCAGGCTCTCGAAAAGTGCTGGATCACGGCACGTCAGATCGAAGCTGCTCGTATTACGATGCCCCGTACCATCAAGCGTGGTGGTCACGTTTGGATCCGCATTTTCCCGAGCAAGCCGGTTACGCGTCACCCTGCCGAAGCCCGTATGGGTAAGGGTAAGGGCGCTGTCGAATTCTGGGCTGCAGTGGTTCTCCCGGGCCGCATCATGTTCGAAATGGATGGCGTTGATCGCGATCTCGCTTTCAAGGCTCTCCGTGATGCAGCACAGAAGTTGCCGATCAAAGTTAAAATCGTGGAGGCTTCGGAAATTTAA
- the rpmC gene encoding 50S ribosomal protein L29, with product MKACELKELSTEQLQEKLSQLNLDLFNNRFSAKTGNSVEKPVTARAIRKDIARVKTILTERAKA from the coding sequence ATGAAAGCATGCGAACTCAAAGAATTGAGCACCGAACAGCTTCAGGAAAAGCTCTCTCAGCTCAACCTCGACTTGTTCAACAACCGGTTCTCTGCTAAGACTGGCAACAGCGTAGAGAAGCCTGTGACGGCACGCGCTATCCGTAAGGACATCGCACGCGTCAAGACCATTCTTACCGAAAGGGCCAAGGCTTAA
- the rpsQ gene encoding 30S ribosomal protein S17 encodes MDRNSRKVRQGVVSSSAMDKTITVVVEDRKRHPIYNKIMKSTSKFKAHDEKNEAEVGDTVEIMETRPLSATKRWRLVRIVAKKK; translated from the coding sequence ATGGATAGAAACTCTCGTAAAGTGAGACAGGGTGTCGTTTCGTCTAGCGCTATGGACAAGACGATCACGGTTGTGGTTGAAGACCGCAAGCGTCACCCGATTTACAACAAGATCATGAAATCCACGTCTAAGTTCAAGGCTCATGACGAAAAGAATGAAGCCGAAGTGGGCGATACCGTGGAAATTATGGAAACCCGTCCCCTTTCCGCAACGAAGCGCTGGCGCTTGGTTCGGATCGTGGCTAAGAAGAAGTAA
- the rplN gene encoding 50S ribosomal protein L14, with protein sequence MIQEETRLVVADNSGAKEVACIRVLGGSNRRYASIGDVIKVAVKDAIPQSKVKKGSVADAVVVRTRKEISRKDGSLIRFDDNAVVLITKDGEPRGTRIFGPVARELRDRNFTKIISLAPEVL encoded by the coding sequence ATGATTCAAGAAGAAACAAGACTGGTCGTGGCCGATAACAGCGGTGCGAAAGAAGTCGCCTGCATCCGAGTTTTGGGTGGATCTAACCGACGCTATGCCAGCATCGGTGACGTCATCAAGGTAGCTGTCAAGGACGCTATCCCCCAGAGCAAGGTGAAGAAAGGCTCTGTTGCAGATGCTGTCGTGGTCCGTACACGCAAGGAAATCAGTCGTAAGGACGGATCCCTGATCCGTTTCGATGATAACGCTGTCGTCCTCATTACGAAAGACGGCGAACCCCGTGGAACCCGTATCTTTGGACCTGTGGCCCGCGAACTTCGTGACCGCAATTTCACAAAGATTATCTCTCTCGCACCCGAGGTGCTCTAA
- the rplX gene encoding 50S ribosomal protein L24, translated as MSNIKKNDNVKVISGSYKGKTGAVLSVDPKKGRVIVAGVNVHKRHEKPSQTNQTGGIVEKELPIDISNVMLLEGSTPVRTRRVREAGKKSVRVSVKSGKAL; from the coding sequence ATGTCTAACATCAAGAAGAACGATAACGTGAAGGTTATCTCCGGCTCCTATAAGGGAAAGACCGGTGCCGTGCTCAGCGTTGATCCGAAGAAGGGTCGCGTGATTGTTGCTGGCGTGAACGTTCACAAGCGTCATGAAAAGCCGAGCCAGACCAATCAGACTGGTGGCATCGTTGAAAAGGAACTCCCGATTGACATCTCTAACGTGATGCTTCTCGAAGGTTCCACTCCGGTTCGTACTCGTCGTGTCCGTGAAGCGGGCAAGAAGAGCGTTCGCGTGAGCGTCAAGTCCGGAAAGGCTCTGTGA
- the rplE gene encoding 50S ribosomal protein L5, with translation MSTMKKDVYEKTVVPALQEKFGYKNVMQIPRLQKIVINMGVGDAASNRKILDEALDTLAAITGQKPIVTKARKAISNFKLREGLGIGAKVTLHGENMWDFLYRFINISLPRVRDFRGLPRRGFDGSGNYTLGIKEQSIFVEIDIDKISTTLGMDISFVTSAKTDDEGRALLEGLGLPFRK, from the coding sequence ATGAGCACAATGAAGAAAGATGTTTACGAAAAGACCGTCGTTCCGGCTCTCCAGGAAAAGTTCGGTTATAAGAACGTAATGCAGATTCCGCGTCTGCAGAAGATCGTTATCAACATGGGTGTTGGTGACGCAGCTTCCAATCGCAAGATCTTGGACGAAGCGCTCGACACACTCGCCGCTATCACCGGTCAGAAGCCGATCGTGACGAAGGCTCGCAAGGCTATTTCCAATTTCAAGCTCCGCGAAGGTCTTGGAATCGGCGCTAAGGTGACCCTCCACGGCGAAAACATGTGGGATTTCCTCTATCGCTTTATCAACATTTCCTTGCCGCGTGTGCGTGACTTCCGTGGTCTTCCGCGTCGCGGTTTTGATGGCAGCGGTAACTACACGCTCGGCATCAAGGAACAGTCGATCTTTGTGGAAATCGATATTGACAAAATCTCTACGACTCTCGGTATGGACATTTCCTTCGTGACTTCCGCTAAGACGGACGACGAAGGTCGTGCTCTGCTCGAAGGTCTTGGTCTCCCCTTCAGGAAGTAA
- a CDS encoding type Z 30S ribosomal protein S14, producing MASRRMIEKCKRTPKYTVRGYHRCKRCGRPHAYMRRFGLCRICFREMALAGEIPGITKSSW from the coding sequence ATGGCAAGCAGAAGAATGATTGAAAAGTGCAAGCGCACTCCGAAATACACGGTTCGTGGGTATCATCGCTGCAAGCGTTGCGGTAGACCGCACGCTTACATGCGTCGCTTCGGTTTGTGCCGTATTTGCTTCCGCGAAATGGCACTCGCCGGTGAAATCCCGGGTATCACCAAATCTTCCTGGTAA
- the rpsH gene encoding 30S ribosomal protein S8 — protein sequence MATDTIADMLTRIRNAVAAKAPVVDIPASNQKREIARVLQEKGFIKKFVVVEDGKQGILKILLRYTNGVPAIQGIQRVSRSGLRMYSDVAKLPRVRNGLGYAIISTSKGVMTDHEARKENVGGEVIAKVW from the coding sequence ATGGCAACAGATACAATCGCCGATATGCTCACTCGCATCCGCAATGCCGTCGCGGCAAAAGCGCCTGTGGTGGACATCCCTGCCAGCAACCAGAAGCGTGAAATCGCTCGCGTTCTGCAGGAAAAAGGTTTCATTAAGAAGTTCGTCGTCGTTGAAGATGGCAAGCAGGGCATCCTCAAGATCCTTCTCCGCTACACGAACGGCGTTCCGGCAATCCAGGGCATCCAGCGCGTTAGCCGCTCGGGTCTTCGTATGTACAGCGATGTAGCGAAGCTTCCGCGCGTCCGCAACGGTCTTGGCTATGCTATTATCTCCACTTCTAAAGGTGTGATGACCGATCACGAAGCTCGCAAGGAAAATGTGGGCGGCGAAGTCATCGCAAAGGTCTGGTGA